The DNA sequence TTTAGCTTTTCGCGGTATTGATTCGTCGCTCTTAGGGTGTTGCCCTCTATCTCGTATTTGCCATTTTGTAGCTCTCTTTGCGCGATCTTTTTTTGATAAACGGTGTCGATTTTAAACGTACCGTCCGCGTTGAGCGTTAGCGTGCTTTTTGAGTTTTCGCCGCAACCGTCGCAAAACACCTTAGCCTCGTAAACCCCGATCAAATTTTCCTTATCTATCTGGGCGCCGCACGTTTCAAAAACCTCAGTGCCGCCGCATTTTTTGTTATTTACGGCGCTTCCGCCAGTCGCACAGCCAGCAAATATCATCGCAGCTGCAGCTAAAAATAAAATATTTTTCATGATTTATCCTTAAAATTTTGGCTAATTATACTAAAAATTTTCCGCCAAAATGGCGAAATTTTAGCAAAAAGCGGCTAAAATGATGAAAAATATTTTAAGGAGTAGTCATGGAAGAGAGCATCCCGTTTATCGTATTTGCCGTGGTCGTGCTGGCCTTTGCGGTCTTGTTTTTAAAAGCCGGCATTAAGATCATCTCGCAGTCTGATATCTACATCGTCGAGCGTTTGGGTAAATTTCATAAGGTGCTTGACGGCGGTTTTCACATCATCATCCCTTTTGTCGATCAGATCCGCGCCGTGATCACCGTGAGAGAGCAGCTAGTAGATATCACGAAGCAGCAAGTCATCACCAAAGATAACGTAAACATCAGCGTCGACGGCATCGTGTTTTTAAAGGTCGTCGACGGCAAAATGGCCCTATATAACGTCGATAGCTACAAACGCGCGATCGCAAATTTAGCCATGACGACGCTGCGCGGCGAGATCGGTGCGATGAATCTCGATGATACGCTTAGCTCGCGCGACCGCCTAAACTCCGCGCTACAAAGAGCGCTCGGAGACGCCGCCGATAACTGGGGCGTAAAGATCATGCGCGTCGAGATCTCCGAGATCTCCGTCCCGCACGGCATCGAAGAGGCGATGAATCTACAAATGAAAGCCGAGCGCGAAAAACGCGCGATCGAGCTAAAAGCGCAGGCTGAAAAAGAGGCGCTCATTCGCAACGCCGAGGCGCTAAAACAAGAAAAAGTATTGCAAGCCGAGGCTATCGAGCGTATGGCCGATGCGAAAAAGTACGAGCAAATCGCGCTAGCCACGGCTCAAAAAGAGGCGATGGATATGATAAACGA is a window from the Campylobacter massiliensis genome containing:
- a CDS encoding SPFH domain-containing protein; this translates as MEESIPFIVFAVVVLAFAVLFLKAGIKIISQSDIYIVERLGKFHKVLDGGFHIIIPFVDQIRAVITVREQLVDITKQQVITKDNVNISVDGIVFLKVVDGKMALYNVDSYKRAIANLAMTTLRGEIGAMNLDDTLSSRDRLNSALQRALGDAADNWGVKIMRVEISEISVPHGIEEAMNLQMKAEREKRAIELKAQAEKEALIRNAEALKQEKVLQAEAIERMADAKKYEQIALATAQKEAMDMINESMAQNAKAAEFLLARDRVGAFNELAKNGSKDKILVPYEATELIGSLSVLKDFLGARAAK
- a CDS encoding copper resistance protein NlpE N-terminal domain-containing protein, with the protein product MKNILFLAAAAMIFAGCATGGSAVNNKKCGGTEVFETCGAQIDKENLIGVYEAKVFCDGCGENSKSTLTLNADGTFKIDTVYQKKIAQRELQNGKYEIEGNTLRATNQYREKLNFESNGDTLRQISNQNSFIKENFAQERIYKKLEAN